From Pseudoleptotrichia goodfellowii, a single genomic window includes:
- the hisS gene encoding histidine--tRNA ligase, producing the protein MINVLKGMKDRYFDDVKKYDFIVDTAKKVFTKYGFERIITPILEETELFRRSVGDETDVVSKEMYDFKDKGERNVTLRPEGTAGVVRAYLEAGLHKSDPVVKWFYNGPMYRYEAPQKGRYREFHQVGAEIFGIRSPYLDAEVIKMSCEFLEKLGITGLTVELNSLGNLESRKKYIDDLKEFMAQRLDKLSEDSKKRYEKNPLRALDSKDKGDQEQFKDAPKLYDYLDEESKKYFEDTKRYLEILGVKYVENPKLVRGLDYYSDTVFEIKSDKLGAQATVLAGGRYDRLLEILDNVKIPAIGFAAGMERAAMLMDESLLEQKEEKIYVVYFDETKEYFIKTVEELRKKGIKVNFDYNPKSFSAQMKKANKINAEYVLILGEEEQKENVVTLKRFSTGEQEKYNLKEVIEILNK; encoded by the coding sequence ATGATAAATGTTTTAAAAGGAATGAAAGACAGATATTTTGATGATGTAAAAAAATATGATTTTATAGTAGATACAGCAAAAAAAGTTTTTACAAAGTACGGCTTTGAAAGAATAATAACACCGATTTTAGAGGAAACGGAGCTTTTCAGAAGAAGTGTAGGAGATGAAACCGATGTTGTTTCAAAAGAAATGTATGATTTCAAAGATAAAGGGGAGCGTAATGTTACATTGCGTCCTGAGGGAACGGCAGGAGTTGTAAGGGCTTATCTGGAAGCGGGACTTCACAAATCGGATCCTGTTGTAAAATGGTTTTATAACGGGCCGATGTACAGATATGAAGCTCCGCAGAAAGGAAGGTACAGAGAGTTTCATCAAGTCGGAGCCGAGATATTCGGGATTAGAAGTCCTTACCTTGATGCAGAAGTAATAAAAATGAGTTGTGAATTTTTGGAAAAACTCGGTATAACAGGATTGACAGTAGAGCTGAATAGCTTAGGAAATTTGGAATCGAGAAAAAAATATATAGACGATTTGAAAGAGTTTATGGCTCAAAGGCTTGATAAATTAAGCGAAGACTCTAAAAAAAGATATGAAAAAAATCCTTTGAGAGCATTAGATTCCAAAGATAAAGGAGATCAGGAACAGTTTAAAGATGCTCCGAAGCTATATGATTATTTAGATGAAGAAAGTAAAAAATATTTTGAGGATACGAAGAGATATCTTGAAATACTGGGAGTAAAGTATGTTGAAAATCCTAAACTTGTGAGAGGACTTGATTATTATTCGGATACGGTATTTGAAATAAAATCCGATAAGCTCGGAGCACAGGCGACGGTACTTGCAGGAGGAAGATATGACAGACTGCTTGAAATTCTCGATAATGTAAAGATACCGGCGATAGGATTTGCGGCGGGAATGGAAAGAGCTGCAATGCTTATGGATGAAAGTTTACTAGAGCAGAAAGAAGAAAAAATATATGTTGTATATTTTGATGAAACGAAGGAATATTTTATAAAAACAGTAGAAGAATTGAGGAAAAAGGGAATTAAAGTAAATTTTGACTATAATCCGAAAAGTTTTTCCGCCCAAATGAAAAAAGCCAATAAAATTAATGCTGAGTATGTGCTTATATTGGGAGAAGAAGAACAGAAGGAAAATGTTGTTACTTTAAAGAGATTCAGTACGGGAGAACAAGAGAAATATAATTTAAAAGAGGTTATTGAGATTTTAAATAAATAA
- a CDS encoding DarT ssDNA thymidine ADP-ribosyltransferase family protein, whose translation MWIHHLTHIDNLESILERGLISRNQLKQFNIKFNDTADKRIIGERNDLNNYIPFHINYLQKKYSIPY comes from the coding sequence ATGTGGATTCATCATTTGACACATATAGATAATTTAGAAAGTATATTGGAGAGAGGGTTAATTTCCAGAAATCAATTAAAGCAGTTTAATATAAAATTTAATGATACAGCAGATAAAAGAATTATAGGAGAGCGAAATGATTTGAATAATTATATTCCATTTCATATAAATTATTTACAGAAAAAATACAGTATACCTTATTAA
- a CDS encoding ABC transporter substrate-binding protein: MKRILLTALLLIIFIVSCGEKKSADSNVIKIGVIAPLTGNYAQYGTAVKDGVELKVNEINKAGGINGKKIELIIADSKGDVQESVNAFKKMVSQDKVTAVIGEVVSATTQAISDLAQTAKVPLISATATSIDVTKGKDYVFRTTFTDPYQGTATAKYIHSKGIKSVAVLTNSSNDYSVGVANAFKEQAAKDGINIVEEKYTGDDKNFKAILTKLKGQNAEAMFIPDYYNTIGLIISQARDLGINTRYFGGDGWDGIQTDFGEVAEGAIFASQFSSEDTSEIVQKFINSYKTEYKKEPTMFAALGYDTVEILGTALKSSKDLTGPSIKEALNNVNEIDLITGKLKFDADRNPEKSVTFIEIKGGKLTLKEKF, translated from the coding sequence ATGAAAAGAATTTTATTAACTGCATTGTTGTTAATTATTTTTATTGTCAGTTGCGGCGAAAAAAAATCTGCTGACAGCAATGTTATAAAAATAGGGGTCATTGCACCGCTTACAGGTAATTATGCACAGTACGGAACTGCTGTAAAAGACGGAGTTGAATTGAAAGTAAACGAAATCAATAAAGCAGGCGGAATTAACGGAAAAAAAATTGAACTTATTATCGCCGACAGTAAAGGCGATGTACAGGAATCTGTAAATGCATTTAAAAAAATGGTTTCACAGGATAAAGTAACTGCCGTTATCGGAGAAGTTGTATCTGCTACTACACAGGCTATTTCAGATCTTGCTCAGACTGCAAAAGTGCCTTTAATTTCGGCAACTGCTACGAGTATTGATGTTACAAAAGGAAAAGATTATGTGTTCAGAACAACATTTACGGACCCTTATCAGGGAACTGCCACTGCTAAATATATCCACTCAAAAGGCATAAAATCGGTTGCTGTTTTAACAAATTCATCAAACGACTATTCTGTAGGAGTTGCCAATGCGTTTAAAGAACAGGCGGCAAAAGACGGAATAAATATAGTTGAAGAAAAGTATACAGGTGATGATAAAAACTTCAAAGCAATTTTAACAAAATTAAAAGGGCAAAATGCAGAAGCTATGTTCATTCCTGATTATTATAATACAATCGGGCTTATAATTTCTCAAGCAAGAGATTTAGGAATAAATACCCGTTATTTCGGTGGAGACGGTTGGGATGGAATTCAGACAGACTTTGGAGAAGTAGCTGAAGGAGCAATTTTTGCAAGTCAGTTTTCTTCCGAAGATACATCGGAAATCGTTCAGAAGTTTATAAACTCTTATAAAACTGAATATAAAAAAGAACCTACAATGTTTGCAGCACTCGGTTATGACACAGTAGAAATTTTAGGAACAGCTTTAAAATCTTCCAAAGATTTAACAGGACCTTCAATAAAAGAAGCTCTTAATAATGTAAACGAAATCGATTTAATTACAGGAAAATTGAAATTCGATGCTGACAGAAACCCTGAAAAATCTGTTACATTCATTGAAATAAAAGGTGGAAAACTTACTTTAAAAGAAAAATTTTAA
- the aspS gene encoding aspartate--tRNA ligase has translation MYRNYKLNELRIENVGEEVTLSGWISKIRDKGHFVFIDLRDRYGVTQIFINEEVSGKELQEKVKKFKNEWVIKVKGVVVERSSKNPNIPTGDIEIQAKEIEVLSQSKQLPFEIDETGNLNENIRLTYRYLDIRRPKMLNNIIKRNDMLFSIRKFMNENGFLDVDTPILAKATPEGARDFVVPSRINKGDFYALPQSPQLFKQILMVAGIDKYYQLAKCFRDEDLRADRQPEFTQLDVEMSFVEQEDVLNVMEKLAKKVFEDVTGEKVTETFERMTYDDAMNNYGSDKPDLRFDMKLIDLSKEVENCGFGVFENAVKEGGNVKALVAPKGEIFSRKYIKDLEDYVKTYFKAKGLAYIKIDENGEINSPIAKFFTEETMQKIIQKLNIKNNETALILADKYKTVHDGLGALRLKLGEELGLIDKDAYKFLWVVDFPMFEWSEEENRYKAQHHPFTSIKVEDRKYLDTNELDKIKTDSYDMVLNGYEIGGGSIRIHDEELQEKVFEKLGLGKEEQQEKFGFFLEVLKYGVPPHGGLAFGIDRWLMAMLKENSIKEVIPFPKTNKGQDLMTGAPAGVEEKVLEEDLNLKLLEIKE, from the coding sequence ATGTATAGAAACTATAAGCTTAACGAATTAAGAATTGAAAATGTCGGAGAAGAAGTGACTCTGTCCGGTTGGATTTCCAAAATAAGAGATAAAGGACACTTTGTGTTTATTGATTTGAGGGATAGATACGGAGTTACTCAAATATTTATAAATGAAGAAGTTTCCGGTAAAGAACTTCAGGAAAAAGTGAAAAAGTTTAAAAATGAATGGGTAATAAAAGTAAAAGGTGTTGTTGTGGAAAGAAGCAGCAAAAATCCCAATATTCCTACAGGAGATATTGAAATACAGGCGAAAGAAATAGAGGTTTTAAGTCAGTCGAAACAACTGCCTTTTGAAATAGATGAAACGGGAAATCTTAACGAAAACATAAGACTCACTTACAGATATTTGGATATTAGAAGACCTAAAATGCTTAATAATATTATAAAAAGAAATGATATGCTGTTTTCAATAAGAAAATTTATGAATGAAAACGGTTTTCTTGATGTGGATACGCCGATACTCGCAAAAGCTACTCCTGAAGGAGCGAGAGATTTTGTAGTGCCGAGCAGAATAAATAAAGGAGATTTTTACGCATTGCCTCAATCGCCTCAGTTATTCAAGCAAATACTTATGGTTGCAGGAATAGATAAATATTATCAGCTTGCGAAATGTTTCAGAGATGAAGATTTGAGAGCAGACAGACAGCCTGAGTTTACACAGCTTGACGTGGAAATGTCTTTTGTTGAACAGGAAGACGTATTAAATGTTATGGAGAAGTTGGCAAAAAAAGTATTTGAAGATGTTACGGGAGAAAAAGTGACGGAAACTTTTGAAAGAATGACTTATGATGATGCAATGAATAATTACGGTTCTGATAAGCCTGATTTGAGATTCGATATGAAGTTGATAGATTTGTCAAAAGAAGTTGAAAATTGCGGCTTCGGAGTATTTGAAAATGCAGTTAAGGAAGGTGGAAATGTAAAGGCTTTAGTTGCACCTAAAGGAGAAATTTTTTCGAGAAAATATATAAAAGATTTGGAAGATTATGTTAAAACATATTTTAAAGCAAAAGGTCTGGCATATATTAAAATAGACGAAAACGGAGAAATCAACTCGCCTATTGCGAAATTTTTTACAGAAGAAACAATGCAGAAAATTATTCAAAAACTGAATATTAAAAATAACGAAACAGCATTGATTCTGGCGGATAAATATAAAACAGTGCATGACGGATTGGGAGCATTGAGATTGAAATTGGGAGAAGAGCTCGGATTGATTGATAAAGATGCTTATAAATTTTTATGGGTAGTTGATTTTCCTATGTTTGAATGGAGTGAAGAAGAAAACAGATACAAGGCTCAGCATCATCCGTTTACTTCGATAAAAGTTGAGGACAGAAAATATCTTGATACAAATGAATTAGATAAAATAAAAACAGACTCTTACGATATGGTGTTAAACGGCTATGAAATCGGAGGAGGAAGTATAAGAATACACGATGAAGAGTTACAGGAGAAAGTATTTGAAAAATTGGGACTTGGAAAAGAGGAACAGCAGGAGAAATTCGGATTTTTCCTTGAAGTGCTGAAATACGGAGTACCGCCTCACGGAGGACTTGCATTCGGTATAGACAGATGGCTTATGGCTATGCTTAAAGAAAACTCCATAAAAGAAGTGATTCCGTTCCCTAAAACAAACAAAGGACAGGATTTGATGACAGGAGCACCTGCAGGCGTGGAAGAAAAAGTATTGGAAGAAGATTTGAATTTGAAATTGCTGGAAATAAAAGAATAA
- a CDS encoding zinc ribbon domain-containing protein — MFIVFGTKTITKDMGVVGTYECSRCHNVSEWRFMQYRHWFTLFFIPVIPVSGKHEYLQCPVCSQAYSVPKDGE, encoded by the coding sequence ATGTTTATAGTATTCGGAACAAAAACAATTACAAAGGATATGGGAGTTGTGGGAACGTACGAATGTTCAAGGTGTCATAATGTTTCAGAGTGGAGGTTTATGCAGTATAGACACTGGTTTACATTGTTTTTTATTCCTGTTATTCCTGTAAGCGGTAAACATGAATATCTGCAATGTCCTGTCTGCAGTCAGGCGTATAGTGTTCCTAAGGATGGGGAGTAA
- a CDS encoding macro domain-containing protein, translating to MEIRQGNIFESETQALINPVNTQGIMGKGLAYQFKIKYPNNFQNYEQKCLIKEVDVGKDLIYTEEKDKIIINFPTKKNWKENSKIEYIEIGLKKLEELLEKLRIKSVSIPPIGAGNGKLDWKLVKNEIEKFEKRVSKSTNVIIYEPAISESKLSKGHYLIAYTLVKAEEKGIKKEITDLVLQKLIYLGDRNNYFKFKEESEGPFSKLISIQYQKLKEYSKLNNKKLVEIEKELLKEEITKNLQKEKENIENAIQIYINMKNFYSISVKEEIENKVELLSTVIYILKNKKDDEISNNNIYEEMKSWNKRKDKKYSLEDIGQMFDFLEKEKILKKDIFNKYIMKY from the coding sequence ATGGAAATAAGACAGGGAAATATATTTGAAAGTGAGACACAGGCTTTAATAAATCCTGTAAATACTCAGGGGATAATGGGGAAAGGTCTGGCTTATCAATTTAAAATTAAATATCCGAATAATTTTCAGAATTATGAACAAAAATGTTTAATTAAAGAAGTAGATGTTGGAAAAGATTTAATTTATACTGAAGAAAAAGACAAGATAATAATAAATTTTCCTACGAAGAAAAATTGGAAAGAAAATTCAAAAATTGAATACATTGAAATCGGATTGAAAAAGTTAGAAGAGTTATTGGAAAAATTGAGAATAAAAAGTGTATCTATTCCTCCAATCGGAGCAGGAAATGGGAAATTGGACTGGAAATTAGTAAAAAACGAGATCGAAAAATTTGAAAAAAGAGTTTCCAAAAGTACAAATGTTATTATTTATGAACCTGCTATTAGTGAGTCAAAACTAAGTAAAGGACACTATTTAATTGCATATACTTTAGTGAAAGCTGAAGAAAAAGGAATAAAAAAGGAGATAACCGATTTAGTTTTGCAAAAATTAATTTATTTAGGAGATAGAAATAATTATTTTAAATTTAAAGAGGAATCTGAAGGTCCTTTTTCAAAATTAATAAGTATACAATATCAGAAGTTGAAAGAATATTCCAAATTAAATAATAAAAAACTTGTTGAAATTGAAAAAGAATTACTGAAAGAAGAAATAACAAAAAATTTACAAAAAGAAAAAGAAAATATAGAAAATGCTATACAGATTTATATTAATATGAAAAATTTCTATTCAATTTCAGTAAAAGAAGAAATAGAAAATAAAGTAGAGCTATTATCAACTGTTATTTATATTTTAAAAAACAAAAAAGACGATGAAATAAGTAATAATAATATTTATGAAGAAATGAAAAGTTGGAATAAAAGAAAAGATAAAAAGTATTCACTGGAAGATATCGGGCAAATGTTTGATTTTTTAGAAAAAGAAAAAATTTTAAAAAAAGATATTTTTAATAAATATATTATGAAATATTAG
- a CDS encoding dTMP kinase, with translation MGKLIIIEGTDGSGKQTQTELIYKRLCELKGKEKIKKISFPNYESKASEPVKMYLAGEFGKRVDSVNAYAASLFYSVDRYASFKKDWEDFYNNGGIIVSDRYTTSNMVHQAPKIGNEKEREKYLEWLVDLEWEKMPIPEPDLVFFLDVPFEFSQKLMKERINKITGEEKKDIHESDKEYLKNAYNLAKELAEKYGWIMISCVENNRLRTIEEINNEIIEKILYNI, from the coding sequence ATGGGAAAACTTATAATCATTGAAGGAACTGACGGAAGCGGTAAACAGACCCAGACAGAACTTATATATAAGAGATTATGTGAACTGAAAGGAAAAGAAAAAATAAAAAAAATATCTTTTCCCAACTATGAGAGCAAAGCTTCAGAGCCTGTAAAAATGTATCTTGCAGGAGAGTTTGGGAAAAGAGTGGACAGTGTAAATGCTTATGCCGCTTCGTTATTTTATTCGGTAGACAGATACGCTTCTTTTAAAAAAGATTGGGAGGACTTTTATAATAACGGAGGAATAATTGTAAGTGACAGATATACTACGTCAAATATGGTTCATCAGGCTCCGAAAATAGGCAACGAAAAAGAAAGAGAAAAATATCTGGAATGGCTGGTAGATTTGGAATGGGAAAAAATGCCCATACCTGAGCCCGATTTGGTATTTTTTCTGGATGTTCCCTTTGAGTTCAGCCAGAAACTTATGAAAGAAAGAATTAATAAAATAACAGGCGAAGAAAAAAAAGATATTCACGAAAGTGATAAGGAATATTTGAAAAATGCTTATAACCTTGCAAAAGAACTGGCTGAAAAATACGGTTGGATAATGATATCCTGTGTAGAAAACAATAGATTGAGAACAATAGAAGAAATAAATAATGAAATAATAGAAAAAATATTATATAATATTTAA
- a CDS encoding class I SAM-dependent methyltransferase — protein MKIKLDGVMETLLITLYARGEDAKKEKSVLEDKKSEEIMSMIDYDFSKFKSGWLSYYGILARAKTMDDQVKKFISENPESVIVSVGCGLDTRFNRIDNGKIEWYNLDFPEVIEKRKLFFPENERVKNISKSALDPAWTQDVKVNGKKLLIISEGVLMYFDENEVKDFLKILTDNFDEFEAQFDLISKGALKMQKEHDTLKKMNAKFKWAVKDGSEVVKLNPLMKQTGLINFTTEMKKILPFTKKWVIPFMYLYNNRLGIYEYKKKND, from the coding sequence ATGAAAATTAAACTTGACGGAGTAATGGAAACATTACTTATAACATTATACGCAAGAGGAGAAGATGCTAAAAAAGAAAAATCGGTATTGGAAGATAAAAAATCCGAAGAAATAATGTCGATGATAGACTATGATTTTTCAAAATTTAAAAGTGGATGGCTTTCTTACTACGGTATTTTAGCGAGAGCGAAAACAATGGATGATCAGGTTAAAAAATTTATTTCAGAAAATCCTGAAAGTGTTATTGTTTCTGTGGGATGCGGACTGGATACAAGATTTAACAGAATCGATAACGGTAAAATCGAATGGTATAATTTGGATTTTCCTGAAGTAATAGAAAAAAGAAAACTATTTTTTCCTGAAAATGAGAGAGTAAAAAATATTTCAAAATCAGCTTTAGATCCTGCATGGACCCAAGATGTAAAAGTAAACGGGAAAAAGCTTCTCATTATTTCAGAAGGAGTTTTGATGTATTTTGATGAAAATGAAGTAAAAGATTTTCTGAAAATACTGACTGACAACTTTGATGAATTTGAAGCACAATTCGACCTTATTTCCAAAGGAGCATTAAAGATGCAGAAAGAACACGATACACTGAAAAAAATGAATGCAAAATTCAAATGGGCAGTAAAAGACGGAAGTGAGGTTGTAAAATTAAATCCTTTGATGAAACAGACAGGACTTATCAATTTTACTACAGAAATGAAAAAAATCCTGCCTTTTACGAAAAAATGGGTAATCCCTTTTATGTATTTGTATAACAATAGATTAGGGATATATGAGTATAAAAAGAAAAATGATTAA
- a CDS encoding phosphatase PAP2 family protein, with product MINLIQNIDISCIEFLYKIQHNLKSDIINKTMIFFTNLGDNGIIWIMISLILLCTKKYRKSGIISVISLIVCSVTVNLILKPLVHRPRPFNEIAHIVLLIKAPKDFSFPSGHTAASFTAVYIFFKNMKKYFFPVLIIALFIAFSRLYLTVHYPSDVFAGILIGLFSGFAGEKIFYRFLNKNSS from the coding sequence ATGATAAATTTAATACAAAACATTGATATATCGTGCATTGAGTTTCTTTACAAAATTCAGCACAACCTAAAATCCGACATAATTAATAAAACTATGATATTTTTTACAAATTTGGGAGATAACGGAATCATTTGGATTATGATTTCATTGATTTTACTTTGCACGAAAAAATACAGAAAATCAGGAATTATATCAGTAATCTCACTAATCGTATGCTCCGTTACTGTAAATCTGATTTTAAAACCTCTTGTTCACAGACCCAGACCTTTTAACGAAATAGCTCATATTGTATTGTTAATCAAAGCCCCTAAAGATTTTTCATTTCCATCGGGACATACTGCCGCCTCTTTCACAGCCGTTTATATTTTCTTTAAAAATATGAAAAAGTATTTCTTTCCTGTTTTGATTATAGCCTTATTTATAGCATTTTCAAGACTCTATTTGACTGTACATTATCCGAGTGATGTTTTTGCGGGAATTTTAATAGGTTTGTTTTCAGGATTTGCAGGAGAAAAAATATTTTACCGTTTTTTGAATAAAAATTCTTCTTAG
- a CDS encoding ABC transporter substrate-binding protein, which produces MKKLLLLMSLLMVFILSCGGKKEAAQDKDSIKIGVIGPLTGDIAQYGTSTIDGFKLRVKEINAAGGIKGKKIELVIADSKGDPQEAISIFKKMVSQDKVDFIVGEVASTASLAISDFAQKAKVPMLTPTSTLFDITKGKDYVFRVTFTDPYQGVAMAKYVKERGIKNITILINTSNDYNVALAQAFKEQAEKDGIKISEEKYTKDDKDFKSVLTKVKAQNPEAVFIPDYYNTVGLILTQANEIGLKTQFLGGDGWDGIQTNFGAVAEGGIFASQFAPDDPSEIVQKFIKAYKAEYNTEPIIFSALGYDAGTVVEAALNSAKDLSRESIKEAFKASNIDNLVTGSLKFDENRNPEKKVSFIEVKNGKLTLKDKF; this is translated from the coding sequence ATGAAAAAATTATTGTTACTTATGTCATTATTAATGGTATTTATACTTAGTTGCGGAGGTAAAAAAGAAGCTGCTCAGGATAAAGATTCAATAAAAATAGGAGTTATCGGACCTCTTACGGGAGATATCGCCCAATACGGTACAAGTACTATTGACGGTTTTAAACTGAGAGTCAAAGAGATCAACGCTGCCGGAGGAATAAAAGGTAAAAAAATAGAACTTGTTATTGCTGACAGTAAAGGTGATCCGCAGGAAGCAATAAGTATATTCAAAAAAATGGTTTCGCAGGACAAAGTTGATTTTATAGTAGGAGAAGTTGCATCAACTGCATCTCTTGCAATATCAGATTTTGCTCAAAAAGCTAAAGTACCTATGCTTACACCTACAAGTACATTATTTGATATTACAAAAGGAAAAGATTATGTATTCAGAGTTACTTTTACAGATCCTTATCAAGGTGTAGCAATGGCTAAATATGTAAAAGAAAGAGGAATTAAAAATATAACAATATTAATCAATACATCAAATGACTACAATGTAGCATTGGCTCAGGCATTTAAAGAACAGGCTGAAAAAGACGGAATAAAAATTTCCGAAGAAAAATATACTAAAGATGATAAAGACTTTAAGTCGGTTCTTACAAAAGTAAAAGCTCAAAATCCTGAAGCCGTATTTATACCTGATTATTATAATACAGTGGGCTTGATTCTTACACAAGCTAATGAAATAGGATTGAAAACTCAATTCTTAGGTGGAGACGGTTGGGACGGAATTCAGACAAACTTCGGTGCTGTTGCAGAAGGCGGAATTTTTGCAAGTCAGTTTGCTCCGGATGATCCTTCGGAAATTGTTCAAAAATTTATAAAAGCATATAAAGCTGAATATAATACAGAACCTATAATATTCTCTGCATTGGGATATGACGCAGGAACAGTTGTCGAAGCAGCATTAAACTCTGCAAAAGATTTATCACGTGAATCAATCAAAGAAGCTTTCAAAGCATCAAATATCGATAATCTTGTAACAGGATCGTTAAAATTTGACGAAAACAGAAATCCTGAAAAGAAAGTTTCATTTATCGAAGTAAAAAACGGAAAATTAACACTTAAAGATAAATTCTAA